AAACGCGGCGGACGTAACGGGCTCTCATGGTTGAACAGGATGCCGTTGCAGGCGAAAATCCCGTAGGATTCGCGGTAGTTCGCGACCGCCCAGTGCGCCGCCGACTTGGCCACGGCATATGGACTGCGCGGACGGAACGGGGTTTCTTCGTTCGCCGGGATCTCGCCGGTATCGCCGAAGCATTCGCTCGAGCCCGCATTGTAGAGCCGTGCCCCGCCTCCGGTGAAACGGATCACTTCGAGCAGATTCAGCACCCCCATGCTGATGCTTTCCATCGTTTCCATCGGCTGTTCGAACGAAAGCCCGACCGAACTCTGCCCGGCCAGGTTGTAGATTTCTGCCGGTTCAACGGATGATACGGTCGCCAGCACGCTCCTGAAATCCACGAGCGACATCGACCGCAAGTCGATCTGGTCCTTGATGCCAAGGGCGGTCAGGTTCGAGAAGCCGGCCTGTTCGGCATCGCGCGAAGTACCGACTACCTCGTAACCCTGCTCCAAAAGAAGCTTCGCAAGGTAACTGCCATCCTGGCCCGAAATGCCGCAGATGAGTGCTTTCTTGGTCATGAGGTTCCGTCGTGGACTGCCGAAGGGCGCGAGACCGCGCGTTCACGCGGCGGCATAGGCCATTCGGGCGAGAGATCAACTCGCTTTATTCCGGCCGAGACGTTCTATGTCTCGTCTTCGGAACGAAATACGCACTTTCCAGCGGATAGTGATGGCGGGGTTCTGGCGAAACTCTGGCTTGTTCATGCTGCACTTGCGTAAAATTCGCTTGGGCTGTAGCCGAGATGGTCGAGGGGTGAGAGACTCGATTGAACGGGCCGCAGACGGTGAAAAAATGTTCATAAACGCCGTGTCGAAACCACAGCAGGCGGGCAACAACCTCCTGCTAGACGGCAATGTCCAGTTCGTCGTCTTCATGGCTGCAGGATTGCTGACGCCGGTGCTTATCTGGCTCGGCCTCGGCAACGATCCCGGCTCGCAGTTCCTCGTCAACA
The Erythrobacter sp. THAF29 DNA segment above includes these coding regions:
- a CDS encoding GDP-mannose 4,6-dehydratase → MTKKALICGISGQDGSYLAKLLLEQGYEVVGTSRDAEQAGFSNLTALGIKDQIDLRSMSLVDFRSVLATVSSVEPAEIYNLAGQSSVGLSFEQPMETMESISMGVLNLLEVIRFTGGGARLYNAGSSECFGDTGEIPANEETPFRPRSPYAVAKSAAHWAVANYRESYGIFACNGILFNHESPLRPPRFVTSKIIRSACAIKRGEMEKLSLGNIDIARDWGSAREYVEAMWKMLQSEQAFDYVIATGQTSTLAEFLAAAFEALDLDWRRYVEYNRELARPSDIKYSAADPGKAERELGWKAQSTMRDVVNEMIAAELERVRA